The Fervidobacterium pennivorans DNA segment ATCTATAGAAACTATCTCTTTGAGAGTAGACTTGCACGATCAAGATATTGTAAATATATTCGATACCCTCAACACCAAAGCATCATTCGAAGATGTTGAGCAAATGATTGTTCCTCTCAAAGAAGAAATGAACAATATCTCATCAGCTTTGCGATCCATTACCACTAAAGTCAACTCACAAGATATAGATATAATCAAATTATACAATTCTATCGCTCAACTCAGCGAAGAACTACAAAGATTGGCTGGTAGGTTGTCACTAATAGAAACAATAGTTCGGGAATTGTATCAAAAGTCAGGAAAATAAATTAGCAAACAAAAAACCAACAAAAGCCCGGGAAACCCCGGGCTTTTTTTAGCTTAAAAGTCTTCCTATCAACTGGTCTGGGCGGTGGGACTTGAACCCACGACCACCAGATCCCGATTCTGGCGTTCTAGCCATCTGAACTACGCCCAGATTACAAAATCACCAAGAATCACCAAACCCAAACTTTATTTTATCACATATAGTAGGATTTATCAAGTTTGTTTTCACAACCATACCTCAAAACATATCTACCTTCTGTTGTTGATCTCCTCCCAGACGCGCTTTATCTCTTCGCTGTTTTCTCTAAGTATTTCTAACACCCTAGGGTCAAAGTGTTCAGGTTTTGTTCTGCCGTCACCTTCAAAAATAATTTTTAAAGCCTCCTCATGGGATAAGGCTTTTTTATACGGTCTTTCTGACCTCAACGCATCGTATATATCAGCAAGCGCCACAATCCTTGCTTCTATTGGTATCTCTTCTCCCTTCAGTCCTTTCAAATAACCGCTACCATCGTATTTTTCATGGTGATAAAGTGCTATATTTCGTGCTATTTCAAAATACTCGGAATCACCAAGAAGTTTACCAGCATACTCAACATGTTTTTTCATAATCTCAAATTCTTCATCGGTCAGCTTACCAGGTTTGTTGAGTATATCATTTGGAACTAGTATCTTTCCAATGTCATGGAGCGGAGCAAAAGCCCGGATTTTATTTATTTTTTCTGGCTCAAGACCTAACTTTTCCGCAAACCACGCCGACAATTTACCAACCCGTTCAATATGGTTACCGGTCGTCTCATCGTAACTTTCTGCAATAACAGATAGTTGGTGCGCAAATGACAAGTAAGACTCCTCTATCTCTCTTTCAAGTTCTAACAATTTGTTGAAGGAATTTTCCAAAGCTTTGTTCATTGCAAGCATTTCTTCAAATGAAGCAGCTATTTCCTGAGCGAGCTCGTTATATTCATTTGCAATTTCTTCTATCTCTTGGATATCAGTTTTTACAGGATAGGGGTTGTAAGTTTTATTTATGAGGAACTCTTTCATGGAGGATATCAATGGTCCAAATGGAGAAGTAACTGCTTCCGCTATCTTTTTGCTACCCTGTGCAACAAAGAATATGGCACCAAAATTGACAGCAAGTATTAATATGAGCGTCACCACAATGGGTGTCAGATAACGATTAATTGTGTATTCAACATAAAAGTATACAGGGGTAAATATGCTGTTTCTTCCAATATCTACAGTGAGTCTTCTAAATACGTAAACTTTGTGTAGACTCATTTTTTCCAAATAGTTACTGTCTGACGGCAACTTTTTAGTGAGAGGCTTTAGTCGTGTAATATACTCCTGCATTTTATCGTCTGGTATTTGTTTCAAGTCTTTGTCGACACTGTATATTGCTTCGCCTTTCGAATCCAACACGATAAGCTTATTAGCTCCAAGGCTTGCCAGCATTTTCGCTATTTTGTCTAAAACCCCTTGGGCGTAGATTTTTGAAACTCTTGCCTCGAATATATCACCGTTGACAATCAGATAAATACTCTTTAGTATTCCGTACGACTTTAATTCATTGTATATGTAGTAACTGTAATTGTATTTTTTAACATCCTCCAAAGATAAAAACCTCGGAACATTGTCTACCTTGGAAAATCTTAATATTCCGAATTCCCCAACGTAAAGATCGTTTTTTAGCGCTTGTGAAAGAAGCGAATAAGGTAAACCCCTTTTAAACCCTCCAAATACATTTCAGTAATCCGAGATATAATCTCATCATCTTTCTTAAGCTCCGACAATGTTTCTTCAACTCTGTTCTCATAAATACTCTGCTGGATATTACGGATATTCAACACAGAGACGTACATTATGTAAATCCCCGACACCATCACAACTACTGCTAACAATATCATTGTTACAATAAAAAGTTTTGTTACTTTTTTGCTAATGAGCTCACTTAACTTCACTTACCTTCCATTCCCTTTCCACCCCTGTTTTGGATAGTTTTAAGTATTCGTTTATAATTATATCACCTTTCCTATCCTCGGAAATGTCCTAAATAGAAAATTTCAGTTCAATAACTTCTATGATATGATATGTTTGTGAAGTTAACGTCTCTTTCTTGTGAAATCTTTTAAAAGCGATTGGACTTTTTGTTATCTGTTGCCAACTATCACTTTTGGAGGTCTGCGTATGGAAAGAACAAAAGTTATGATTGTTGATGATTCCAAAACAGTCCATGCAGAACTTTCATCAATATTAAGCGAGCTCATTTGGAATGGTAAAGATTTAGATATTGAACACACTTACGGATACGAGGAGTTCAAAAAAATCTTTGTCCCCGAAAAATACGCGCTTGTGATAACCGATTTAGTAATGGAGAGCGATGACGCGGGAATTAAAGTTATAAACCACATCAGACACACGTGCAATGATAAAAAAACGAGGATAATCTTGATGACTGCGAATCCTGAGAAAATTCCAACTGATTTGCTTACAAGAGACTACGATATAAATGCTTATATAGAGAAGGAAAGTCTTTCCCCATTTTCAACAAAACTCACAGTTTTGTCGCTTCTCAAAACTTACCAAGATATAACGTCACTTGAACAAGCAATCGTTACCTTAGAAAATGTTGCAGCAAACGCTTCCGAAATGAGTCTTCCAGAGCTGCTTATAAATACCTTTCTCCAGGTGCGCACGTTTTTGTGCTTAAAACTTCCGGATATTAAACTCACCGGAGAAATCTTCGTGAACAACGAGCGTATTTTCCCACCAAAGTTTATGAACAGCGAACATTTGGAATATAGATACGATTTTCACACAAAAGTTCAAAAGGACAATATTCTTTTTGTGGTCTATTCACCAAAACAACTGAACTCACTTGAAACATCATACATAAGAAGCCTTTTGAAAAACCTTCAAACGTCCCTTATTTCCACAAAACGTTCAGATATTGAGGAAGAATTTGTTATCATGCTTTCTAAAGTTATTGAGGCAAGATCAGCAGACACCGGAGACCATGTGAATCGCGTTGCCGAACTATCTTGTTATTTGGCAGAATACCTCGGTTTTAGCTCCAGTGATGCAAAGTTAATCAAGAAAGCCTCAGCATTACACGACATTGGAAAAGTCGGAGTGCCTGATTACATATTAAACAAACCGGGGAAACTCGATGAGAAGGAATTTTCAATTATAAAAGAGCATACCTTAATCGGTTTCGAAATTCTTAGGAATTCTACGTTAAACATCTTTGAGATAGGTGCGGTCGTCGCTCTGGAACACCACGAAAGGTGGGACGGAAGTGGCTATCCCTATGGCCTTCAAGGCGAGGAGATAGCAGTAGAAGCACGAATAGTTCAAGTCGCCGATGTTTTTGAAGCTTTAACACACGATAGGTGCTATCGTCCCGCCTGGTCCGTTGAAAAGGCAGTTGAATACATGAACGATATGAAAGGCAGGCAATTCGACCCAATGGTGATTGATGCGTTCAACAAACACTTAAAAGACATGATTGCTATAGTGAAATCCAACTATAGCGAAGAAGTTTGAGAATTTTCGAATCTTATGGTTTTGCCTCCAAGAAATCTTGGATGTTTTTTATCGCTCTGGCAAAATCTTCTGGTAGTCTTGCTATGAATTTTACACGTTCACCAGTTCTTGGATGGAAAAATGAAAGGCTGAGTGCATGGAGCATCTGTCTGTGAATATCAAATTTCTCATCTTCTTTAGCTTTTCCGTAAACTTCATCACCCATAAGTGGATGACCGATGTATTTCATATGAACCCTAATCTGGTGCGTTCTTCCAGTTTTGGGCCACGCAAAAACTAAGGAAGCCAAGTTCCCAAACTTTCTTATGACTTTGTAATGTGTGAGTGCTGGTTTGCCATATGTACTCTGAGTTACTGTCATCTTAACTCTGAGCACAGGATTTCTGGCGATGCTTACATCGATATCTCCTTCGTTTTTTTCAGGCACACCTTTAACTAAGCATACATACAGTTTTTCTGTGACCCTGTCTTTGAACTGTTTAGTGAGCGATTGATGTGCTAAGTCATTCTTTGCAATTACCATCACACCACTTGTATCTTTATCAAGCCTATGGACAATACCAGGTCTCAGCACCCCGCCAACACCTTGTAAATCTTTACAATGATACAAGACTGCGTTGACAATGGTTCCCGAGGTGTGGGATGGAATGGGGTGGGTTATTATTCCTGGTTGTTTGTTGATTACCAATATATCACGGTCTTCGTATATTATGTCCAGCGGTATGTTCTCAGGCAGGATTTCCGGAATCTGGGGCTTCTGAGGTACCATCAAGGTAATTGTATCCCCAGACTTCACCTTGTAGCTCGGCTTCTTCAAAGTTCCATTCACCAGAACCTCGCCATTCTTTATTGCTTTCTGGATGAATGTTCTTGAAATCCAGTCTGGAGTCTTTTCCATGACGAATTTGTCCAGGCGCCAGCCATCTTCCCTGTTCGTTACCTGTATATCCATTTTTTCCAGTTGAGGAGTTGGTTGTTCTAATTCCTCCATCTCTTCTATCTCTTCCATCTCTTCCATATTCTCGAACTCTTCCATAAATTCCCTCATATATTCCTTTATTTTCCCTCCGGTTGTCTATATTTTCATCATTTTCTATTTGTTTCTTGGCTTTCGATTCAGCGATAAGCATTTGAATCATAATCCCTATGCTACCAATGAAGATAAAGATGTCCGCAACGTTTATTATCGTCGGCCAGTAGTCGAACGTAAGGAAGTCAACAACATAACCGTATCTTATACGGTCAACCAAGTTTCCTAAGGCTCCACCAACGATGAAACCAATAAACATCTCTGTCAGCTTGCTAACTTTGAACAGCAAAGGCACCAAGGAAGTGATAACAATAATTAGCAAGGTGAGGTAAATAACCGCTTCTTTGACTCCTGGAAACAGTCCAAAAGCAATTCCCCTGTTAGTTGCATACGTAAAATGGAAGAATCCAAATAGGTTTTTTATCTCTCCAAAACGAAGGTATAACGTCGCTAAATGTTTTGTAATCTGGTCCAACGTTAGTGAAAGAACTATCCAGAACATCTTATCATTCCTTATCAGTTTTTACTTGACCTTCTTATAGATAAACGGTGAAGCAACTTCTAATCCAAGGTTTCTGTAGTTGAATATTCTTTCCGTGTTTCCTACAAAGAGTAACCCACCAACGCGAAGACTTTCAGCGAACTTTTTGTAAAGTTGTTCTTTTGCTTCCATCTCAAAGTAAATAACAACATTGCGGCACAATATTAAGTCAAAGCCCTTTTCAAACGGGTCTTGCAGTAGGTTGTGCCTTTTAAACTGG contains these protein-coding regions:
- a CDS encoding HD-GYP domain-containing protein, coding for MEDVKKYNYSYYIYNELKSYGILKSIYLIVNGDIFEARVSKIYAQGVLDKIAKMLASLGANKLIVLDSKGEAIYSVDKDLKQIPDDKMQEYITRLKPLTKKLPSDSNYLEKMSLHKVYVFRRLTVDIGRNSIFTPVYFYVEYTINRYLTPIVVTLILILAVNFGAIFFVAQGSKKIAEAVTSPFGPLISSMKEFLINKTYNPYPVKTDIQEIEEIANEYNELAQEIAASFEEMLAMNKALENSFNKLLELEREIEESYLSFAHQLSVIAESYDETTGNHIERVGKLSAWFAEKLGLEPEKINKIRAFAPLHDIGKILVPNDILNKPGKLTDEEFEIMKKHVEYAGKLLGDSEYFEIARNIALYHHEKYDGSGYLKGLKGEEIPIEARIVALADIYDALRSERPYKKALSHEEALKIIFEGDGRTKPEHFDPRVLEILRENSEEIKRVWEEINNRR
- a CDS encoding response regulator, which translates into the protein MERTKVMIVDDSKTVHAELSSILSELIWNGKDLDIEHTYGYEEFKKIFVPEKYALVITDLVMESDDAGIKVINHIRHTCNDKKTRIILMTANPEKIPTDLLTRDYDINAYIEKESLSPFSTKLTVLSLLKTYQDITSLEQAIVTLENVAANASEMSLPELLINTFLQVRTFLCLKLPDIKLTGEIFVNNERIFPPKFMNSEHLEYRYDFHTKVQKDNILFVVYSPKQLNSLETSYIRSLLKNLQTSLISTKRSDIEEEFVIMLSKVIEARSADTGDHVNRVAELSCYLAEYLGFSSSDAKLIKKASALHDIGKVGVPDYILNKPGKLDEKEFSIIKEHTLIGFEILRNSTLNIFEIGAVVALEHHERWDGSGYPYGLQGEEIAVEARIVQVADVFEALTHDRCYRPAWSVEKAVEYMNDMKGRQFDPMVIDAFNKHLKDMIAIVKSNYSEEV
- a CDS encoding RluA family pseudouridine synthase; amino-acid sequence: MDIQVTNREDGWRLDKFVMEKTPDWISRTFIQKAIKNGEVLVNGTLKKPSYKVKSGDTITLMVPQKPQIPEILPENIPLDIIYEDRDILVINKQPGIITHPIPSHTSGTIVNAVLYHCKDLQGVGGVLRPGIVHRLDKDTSGVMVIAKNDLAHQSLTKQFKDRVTEKLYVCLVKGVPEKNEGDIDVSIARNPVLRVKMTVTQSTYGKPALTHYKVIRKFGNLASLVFAWPKTGRTHQIRVHMKYIGHPLMGDEVYGKAKEDEKFDIHRQMLHALSLSFFHPRTGERVKFIARLPEDFARAIKNIQDFLEAKP